The following proteins are co-located in the Corynebacterium aquilae DSM 44791 genome:
- a CDS encoding peptidoglycan recognition protein family protein, which translates to MKYTLDWHERFTFGGPRPTSGIFGICVHTTENDAGTPAENVANYQITSESGSYHVLVDSRGRTLLANTDGWIVWASGNVGNNWLIHISFVARAAWKREKWLEYPNMLRAGAKVAANRCKLYGIPPVKLTASQLRQKQKGFVGHLETGQAWGGTDHTDPGSGFPWDVFLNMVKEEMNRGDNTPPPPAAKPAPQPKGFTMSTEARLILDQLAGPEQEGGVPKFTGWPQLGGRTVVDALAAVGEALKVPGMFDPHNKEKR; encoded by the coding sequence TTGAAATACACGCTTGACTGGCACGAACGCTTTACCTTCGGCGGCCCCCGCCCCACCTCCGGAATCTTTGGAATCTGTGTCCACACCACGGAGAACGACGCGGGCACCCCGGCGGAGAACGTCGCGAACTACCAAATCACGTCCGAATCCGGCTCCTACCACGTCCTAGTGGACAGTAGGGGCCGAACGCTCCTTGCGAACACGGACGGGTGGATCGTATGGGCAAGCGGCAACGTGGGAAACAACTGGCTTATCCACATTAGCTTCGTTGCCCGTGCGGCGTGGAAGCGTGAAAAGTGGCTTGAATACCCCAACATGCTCCGCGCAGGCGCAAAAGTCGCGGCGAACCGCTGCAAACTGTACGGAATCCCCCCGGTGAAGCTCACCGCTTCGCAGCTTCGACAGAAGCAAAAGGGCTTCGTTGGGCACCTGGAAACCGGCCAGGCATGGGGCGGAACAGACCACACGGACCCCGGCTCCGGCTTCCCGTGGGACGTGTTCCTCAACATGGTTAAAGAAGAAATGAACCGGGGCGACAACACCCCGCCACCACCCGCCGCGAAGCCGGCACCACAACCGAAAGGATTCACCATGAGCACCGAAGCCCGCCTAATTCTGGATCAACTCGCCGGGCCCGAACAGGAAGGCGGAGTCCCGAAGTTCACGGGTTGGCCCCAGCTAGGCGGCCGCACAGTTGTGGACGCGCTCGCCGCTGTTGGCGAAGCGCTCAAAGTTCCCGGCATGTTCGACCCGCACAATAAGGAGAAGCGCTAA
- a CDS encoding holo-ACP synthase — MHPPHPLIPALGVDICHIPSINTQLAQPGSRFTDILSGIERRHLAKRPEARRAEFVAGRFAAKEAIIKAWEQALVGQPPVLAKEAVDFSEISVESDAYGRLVVRLGGSIAQSFAASCPKCRIQVSISHDGEYAFAQALVVGV; from the coding sequence ATGCACCCACCACACCCCCTCATCCCAGCCCTCGGCGTCGACATCTGCCACATCCCCAGCATCAACACCCAACTTGCCCAACCCGGCAGCAGATTCACCGACATCCTCTCCGGGATCGAACGCCGCCACCTCGCCAAACGACCGGAGGCGCGCCGGGCGGAATTCGTGGCGGGCCGGTTTGCGGCGAAGGAAGCAATCATCAAAGCCTGGGAGCAGGCCCTGGTGGGACAGCCGCCAGTGCTGGCGAAAGAAGCGGTGGATTTTTCCGAGATCTCCGTCGAATCAGACGCCTACGGGCGCCTAGTGGTGCGCCTGGGTGGGAGCATCGCACAATCCTTCGCCGCCAGCTGCCCGAAGTGCCGTATTCAAGTCTCCATTAGCCACGACGGTGAATACGCCTTCGCGCAAGCCTTGGTGGTGGGAGTCTAA
- a CDS encoding type I polyketide synthase, whose product MSHQYTLGAQRLIDRLGAQPFGLCFAGQGFDWLGTLTQSLTGGLKNVNDVVAQAADLISVVADDIAGVRPHGFDPCAWATADSVAFNPMHAAYSVPGILTAQIAVLGDVENQGLQLEDSVGAIGHSQGILGVELAVDPSNAAELLAIAELIGVAVTRQARITGAIQQGEDMPMLLIQGITREKTQQAIDTAFPDASDPMRPVIGLRNARDAYVVVGRPADVAKVREVLTAWAGKDAKDIEEKKRGGKPFAPVFTPLDVQVGFHHPCLTDAVDQVVTWAQACGLNVDLAERMATAVMVTPVDWVSDVLHLVDKGAQWIFDLGPAEGVDFLTADIVAGRGVGTLAIGTAEGQEKLFDAGEQLALPTPYSAYAPTIERDHNGTLRVVTKFTKTTGRSPMLLPGMTPTTVDPEIVAAAANAGHWAELAGGGQVTPEILKANLARLEELLDDGVNAQFNSMFLDPYLWKMQIGGKKLVQRARLNGAPIDGVVITAGLPELDEAVDLIAELRGNGFSWVVFKPGAVRQIDKVLAIAKAVPDVDIIIQVEGGKAGGHHSWEDLDDLLIATYDDIRAQPNTVLCVGGGIGTPERAADYITGTWARAYDLPDMPVDGILLGTVTMACKEAKTSDSVKQLLVDTTGVDGWVGAGSATGGMASGRSQLGADIHEIDNSAAKAGRLLDDVAGDEEAVAARREEIIAAIAKTAKPYFGDVDTMTYQQWLTRYLELSGPYQGAWTDISWANRFNDMLARAEARLADRDHGTFEAKIARATVDTTVDPAAQIAALVDAYPQATTATLHPADVTFFYGLCRTPGKPVNFVPRIDKDVRRWWRSDSLWQAHDPRYDADQVCIIPGTAAVAGIQQADEPVADLLDRFCAHTAQRILETTTGDALAATTDVVRAVIAAPGTFWAGRNTGSMIARLGDLDAWTITEETADGLAQRATHAPTGAALVREDAEHAVLSVPLAGSTAAGTTTELTIRFTVAAAAAGGTVPVVTTADAEAAMGELTRVAAGGQLPEVDADGQAQWRATITASDIADYQSVTTGFLPTGINATKVAADVLVGKAWPAIFAAVKAATVPGSTDASVVEGMLSLVHLEHHITISDDRDLQGAELAISARADEVVDTDMGRIVVVRAKLSCATTGDNIATLSERFAIRGRNGTSTARTNTSILPSVVDTPRSFRAQAQVTAPSSMLPFAIVSGDRNPIHVDDKAAALAGLPGVIVHGMWTSAMAELIAAGGYSDDSVTTAPSQVVEYTATMLAPVLPGETVEFVVERAGVDDRPGRGEVRAVTASVGGNPVLTATAVMKAPNTFYAFPGQGIQSQGMGMEARKNSRAAKNVWDRADRHTRDHLGFSILEIVENNPQEVVIGGERFFHPKGVLFLTQFTQVAMACLGVATIAEMREAAALNQRAYFAGHSVGEYNALAAYAGVLSLESVVEIVYRRGLTMHRLVERDEHGRSNYGLAALRPNKMGLGAEEVGDFVATIAAESGEFLEIVNYNLAGLQYAVAGTVAGLKALGAAAEAAAPGQRALIMIPGIDVPFHSSRLRDGVADFRDHLDRLLPHEIDLSVLVGRYIPNLVARPFELSREFVESMTEVVSSPLLDEILSDFDRAAADEQKLARTILIELLAWQFASPVRWIETQDLALTTLNLDRFVEVGVGSAPTIANMMGQTLRLPQYAQYADDVQVLNVERERAIVFATDEFSRTVIEDDTATAAEEQAAKEPTSGQAAGNVASAATEVAAAPATPVGGERPADIAFTPADATELLISLWTKVRPDQMGATDSIETLVEGVSSRRNQLLLDLGVEFGLGAIDGAADAELADLKNTVSKMAKGYTAFGPVLSDAAADALRRITGPTGKRPAYIAERVTGTWQLGQGWADHVTAAIVTGAREGASLRGGELASLSPATPTSAAELDQLIDAAVQQVAAARGISVGLPQAGGAGGGVVDSAALGEFAETVTGKAGVLAATARTILTSLGLDHKPRTVGLSDEEADQKLFDIVSQELGSDWPRLVSQSFDENKAVLIDDRWATAREDLARIAAGHINPADVDVTGQGEAVAAMAEFFASRGVAGMDELARAARDTSALAYAGDVAVVTGASPNSIAADVAAGLLHGGATVVVTTSSLNHDRLEFYKQLYRDNARGQAALWVAPANLSSFADLDSLIDWIGSEQTTTVNGATKLIKPALVPTVLFPFAAPRVMGSLADAGPRAENEMRLLLWSVEKLIAGLSAIATDTHVGKRLHVVLPGSPNRGRFGGDGAYGEAKAALDALVTRWHAEPVWGQRTSVVHALIGWVRGTGLMGGNDPLVDAVEAAGVTTYATAEMAGKLLTQIDTEVRAQAATSPITVDFTGGLGEADLDLAELARNAAEADARAAATDEDADDAASMRIKALPSLPANPADPRRNAPTFTQVDQKLHDMVVIVGAAELGPYGSSRTRFTAELTGSLNAAGVIELAWSMGLITWDEDPTPGWYTADGDPIAEEDIFDTYRDEVLARVGVRRYHDDFGMVDNLAPELTTIYLDHDITFQVSDKAAATSFVTSHPDTTEAFFDEETGEWMVTRRAGTPVRVPRRMAMSRFVGGQIPEGFDPAAWGIPADMVDNLDRVACWNLVCTVDAFLSSGFSPADVMRHIHPTRVSSTQGTGMGGMESMRSLYLDGLLAEPRANDILQEALPNVMAAHVMQSYVGGYGQMIHPVAACATAAVSVEEGMDKIRLGKADFVVAGGLDDLSIEGITGFGDMAATAPSQELADKGIDDRYFSRANDRRRAGFVESAGGGTILLARGSVAADLGLPVHGVIGFAESFADGAHTSIPAPGLGALSAAQGGTNSRLATALRALDVDADDIGIISKHDTSTAANDPNESDLHERLATALGRSTGNPLYVISQKTLTGHAKGGAAAFQLIGLTQVLKHGTIPANRSLDCVDPVLATHPHLVWLRQPLDISSSLPKAGLVTSLGFGHVSAMIAVVHPAAFEQALRTQRGEDDLKEWINASDSRIANGARRILDGIYGGSPLYTRPVDRNLGATGAEAKTREAAVLLDPDARLVDGVLRTGKEITT is encoded by the coding sequence ATGTCCCACCAGTACACCCTGGGTGCTCAGCGCCTGATCGATCGCCTGGGCGCACAGCCTTTCGGCCTGTGCTTTGCCGGCCAGGGCTTTGACTGGCTCGGTACCCTAACCCAGTCCCTGACTGGTGGCCTGAAAAACGTCAACGATGTGGTGGCACAAGCCGCCGACCTGATCAGCGTTGTCGCCGACGACATCGCCGGGGTGCGCCCCCACGGCTTCGACCCGTGCGCCTGGGCGACCGCTGACAGCGTCGCCTTCAACCCCATGCACGCCGCCTACAGCGTGCCGGGCATCCTCACCGCCCAGATCGCCGTGCTGGGAGACGTGGAAAATCAGGGACTGCAGCTCGAGGACTCCGTCGGCGCCATCGGACACTCCCAGGGCATCCTCGGCGTCGAACTAGCCGTCGACCCCTCCAATGCCGCTGAGCTGCTGGCCATTGCCGAACTCATCGGCGTGGCTGTCACCCGCCAGGCCCGGATCACCGGCGCTATCCAACAGGGCGAAGACATGCCGATGCTGCTTATCCAGGGCATTACCCGCGAAAAAACCCAGCAGGCCATCGACACGGCCTTCCCCGACGCCTCCGACCCGATGCGCCCCGTCATCGGTTTGCGCAACGCCCGCGACGCCTACGTCGTCGTCGGCCGTCCCGCAGACGTTGCCAAGGTTCGCGAAGTCCTCACCGCCTGGGCCGGAAAAGATGCCAAGGACATCGAGGAGAAAAAGCGGGGCGGCAAACCCTTCGCGCCCGTGTTCACCCCGCTCGACGTCCAAGTCGGTTTCCACCACCCCTGCCTGACCGACGCCGTCGACCAGGTCGTCACCTGGGCGCAGGCCTGCGGGTTGAACGTGGATCTCGCCGAGCGCATGGCCACCGCCGTCATGGTCACCCCCGTCGACTGGGTCAGCGACGTGTTGCACCTCGTCGACAAGGGTGCCCAGTGGATCTTCGACCTTGGTCCCGCTGAAGGCGTGGACTTCCTCACCGCCGACATCGTCGCCGGCCGTGGCGTCGGAACCCTAGCCATCGGCACTGCCGAAGGCCAAGAAAAACTCTTCGACGCCGGCGAGCAACTCGCCCTGCCGACCCCCTACAGCGCATATGCGCCCACCATCGAACGCGACCACAACGGCACCCTGCGAGTCGTCACCAAATTCACCAAAACCACCGGCCGTTCCCCCATGCTGCTGCCCGGCATGACCCCGACCACCGTCGACCCCGAGATCGTCGCCGCAGCCGCCAACGCCGGCCACTGGGCAGAACTCGCCGGCGGCGGACAAGTCACCCCCGAGATCCTCAAAGCCAACCTGGCCCGCCTCGAAGAACTTTTGGACGACGGCGTCAACGCCCAGTTCAACTCCATGTTCCTCGACCCCTACCTGTGGAAAATGCAGATCGGCGGCAAAAAGCTCGTGCAGCGCGCCCGCCTCAACGGCGCCCCCATCGACGGCGTCGTCATCACCGCCGGCCTGCCCGAACTCGATGAAGCCGTCGACCTGATCGCCGAACTTCGCGGCAACGGCTTCTCCTGGGTCGTCTTCAAACCCGGTGCCGTCCGCCAAATCGACAAAGTCCTGGCCATCGCCAAAGCCGTCCCCGACGTCGACATCATCATCCAAGTCGAAGGCGGCAAAGCCGGCGGCCACCACTCTTGGGAAGACCTCGACGATCTGCTGATCGCCACCTACGACGACATCCGCGCACAGCCCAACACCGTCCTGTGCGTCGGCGGCGGCATCGGCACCCCCGAACGCGCAGCCGACTACATCACCGGCACCTGGGCCCGCGCCTACGACCTGCCCGACATGCCCGTCGACGGCATCCTGCTCGGCACCGTCACCATGGCCTGCAAAGAAGCCAAAACCTCCGACAGTGTCAAACAACTCCTCGTCGACACCACCGGCGTCGACGGGTGGGTCGGCGCAGGCTCCGCCACCGGCGGCATGGCCTCCGGGCGCAGCCAACTCGGCGCCGACATCCACGAAATCGACAACTCCGCCGCCAAAGCCGGCCGCCTCCTCGACGACGTCGCCGGCGACGAAGAAGCCGTCGCCGCCCGCCGCGAAGAAATCATCGCCGCCATCGCCAAAACCGCCAAACCCTACTTCGGCGACGTCGACACCATGACCTACCAGCAGTGGCTCACCCGCTACCTGGAACTGTCCGGCCCCTACCAGGGCGCATGGACCGACATCTCCTGGGCCAACCGCTTCAACGACATGCTGGCCCGTGCCGAAGCCCGCCTCGCCGACCGCGACCACGGCACCTTCGAAGCGAAAATCGCCCGCGCCACCGTCGACACCACCGTCGACCCGGCAGCCCAAATCGCCGCCCTCGTCGACGCCTACCCGCAGGCCACCACCGCCACCCTGCACCCCGCCGACGTCACCTTCTTCTACGGGCTATGCCGCACCCCCGGCAAACCCGTCAACTTCGTGCCCCGCATCGACAAAGACGTCCGCCGCTGGTGGCGCTCCGACTCCCTGTGGCAAGCCCACGACCCCCGCTACGATGCCGACCAAGTCTGCATCATCCCCGGCACCGCAGCCGTCGCCGGCATCCAACAAGCCGACGAACCCGTGGCCGACCTCCTCGACCGCTTCTGCGCCCACACCGCCCAGCGCATCCTGGAAACCACCACCGGCGACGCCCTCGCAGCCACCACCGACGTGGTGCGCGCCGTCATCGCCGCGCCGGGCACCTTCTGGGCCGGTCGCAACACTGGCTCCATGATCGCCCGCCTCGGCGACCTCGACGCCTGGACCATCACCGAGGAAACCGCAGATGGCCTCGCCCAGCGCGCCACCCACGCCCCCACCGGGGCTGCTCTGGTGCGCGAAGACGCAGAACACGCCGTCCTGTCGGTCCCGCTGGCCGGCTCCACCGCCGCCGGCACCACCACCGAACTAACCATCCGCTTCACCGTCGCGGCAGCAGCTGCCGGCGGCACCGTCCCCGTGGTCACCACCGCCGACGCCGAAGCCGCTATGGGGGAGCTCACCCGCGTGGCCGCCGGCGGGCAACTGCCTGAGGTCGACGCCGACGGCCAGGCACAGTGGCGCGCCACCATCACCGCCTCCGATATCGCCGACTACCAGTCCGTCACCACCGGCTTTTTGCCCACCGGCATTAACGCCACGAAGGTGGCCGCCGACGTGCTCGTCGGCAAAGCCTGGCCGGCGATCTTCGCCGCCGTGAAAGCCGCCACCGTGCCCGGCAGCACCGACGCCAGCGTCGTCGAAGGCATGCTGTCCCTGGTACACCTCGAACACCACATCACCATCAGCGACGACCGCGACCTCCAAGGCGCCGAGCTGGCCATTAGCGCCCGCGCCGACGAAGTCGTCGACACCGACATGGGGCGCATCGTCGTCGTCCGCGCCAAACTAAGCTGCGCCACCACCGGCGATAACATCGCCACCCTGTCCGAGCGTTTCGCCATCCGCGGACGCAACGGCACCTCCACCGCGCGCACCAACACCTCCATCCTGCCCAGCGTCGTCGACACCCCCCGCTCCTTCCGCGCCCAGGCACAGGTCACCGCGCCCAGCAGCATGCTGCCCTTCGCCATCGTCTCCGGGGACCGCAACCCCATCCACGTCGACGACAAAGCCGCAGCCCTGGCCGGTCTGCCCGGCGTCATCGTGCACGGCATGTGGACCTCCGCCATGGCGGAACTGATCGCCGCCGGCGGCTACAGCGACGACTCCGTCACCACCGCCCCCAGCCAGGTGGTGGAATACACCGCCACCATGCTCGCCCCGGTCCTGCCGGGCGAAACGGTCGAATTCGTCGTCGAACGCGCCGGCGTCGACGACCGCCCCGGCCGCGGCGAAGTCCGCGCCGTCACCGCCTCTGTCGGCGGCAACCCGGTGCTCACCGCCACCGCCGTCATGAAGGCCCCCAACACCTTCTACGCCTTCCCCGGCCAAGGCATCCAATCCCAAGGCATGGGCATGGAGGCACGCAAAAACTCCCGCGCCGCCAAGAACGTGTGGGATCGCGCCGACCGCCACACCCGCGACCACCTGGGGTTCTCCATTCTGGAAATCGTGGAAAACAACCCGCAGGAAGTTGTCATCGGCGGGGAACGCTTCTTCCACCCCAAGGGCGTACTGTTCCTCACCCAGTTCACCCAGGTCGCCATGGCCTGCCTGGGCGTGGCCACCATCGCCGAAATGCGCGAAGCCGCAGCCCTGAACCAGCGGGCCTACTTCGCCGGTCACTCCGTCGGTGAATACAACGCCCTGGCCGCCTACGCGGGCGTGCTGTCCCTGGAATCCGTGGTCGAAATCGTCTACCGCCGCGGCCTGACCATGCACCGCCTCGTCGAGCGCGACGAGCACGGCCGCTCCAACTACGGGCTTGCTGCGCTGCGCCCCAACAAGATGGGCCTCGGCGCCGAGGAGGTCGGCGACTTCGTCGCCACCATCGCTGCGGAATCCGGCGAATTCCTCGAAATCGTCAACTACAACCTGGCCGGCCTGCAATACGCGGTCGCCGGCACCGTCGCCGGGCTGAAAGCCCTCGGCGCGGCCGCTGAGGCCGCCGCCCCCGGCCAGCGCGCCCTGATCATGATCCCCGGCATCGACGTGCCCTTCCACTCCTCCCGCCTGCGCGACGGCGTAGCGGACTTCCGCGACCACCTCGACCGCCTGCTGCCGCACGAAATCGACCTATCCGTGCTGGTGGGGCGCTACATCCCCAACCTGGTAGCTCGCCCCTTCGAGCTTTCCCGCGAGTTCGTGGAATCCATGACCGAGGTCGTGTCCTCCCCGCTGCTCGATGAGATCTTGAGCGACTTCGACCGGGCAGCAGCCGACGAGCAGAAACTGGCCCGCACCATCCTCATCGAACTGCTGGCCTGGCAGTTCGCCTCCCCGGTGCGGTGGATCGAAACTCAGGACCTGGCGCTGACCACCCTGAACCTGGATCGCTTCGTGGAAGTCGGTGTGGGATCCGCCCCGACCATCGCGAACATGATGGGCCAGACCCTGCGCCTGCCGCAGTACGCCCAGTACGCCGATGATGTGCAGGTGCTCAACGTCGAACGGGAACGCGCCATCGTGTTCGCCACCGACGAGTTCTCCCGCACCGTCATCGAAGACGACACCGCAACCGCGGCCGAGGAGCAGGCCGCTAAGGAGCCGACCTCCGGCCAGGCTGCCGGCAACGTGGCCTCTGCCGCCACCGAAGTGGCCGCCGCCCCGGCCACCCCGGTCGGTGGGGAACGCCCCGCCGACATCGCCTTCACCCCGGCCGATGCCACCGAGCTTTTGATCAGCCTGTGGACCAAGGTGCGCCCCGACCAGATGGGCGCGACCGACAGCATCGAAACCCTCGTCGAAGGCGTGTCCTCCCGCCGCAACCAGCTGCTGCTCGACCTGGGCGTCGAGTTCGGGCTGGGCGCCATTGATGGTGCCGCCGATGCGGAACTCGCCGACCTGAAAAACACCGTGTCCAAGATGGCCAAGGGCTACACCGCCTTCGGTCCGGTCCTGTCGGATGCTGCCGCCGATGCGCTGCGCCGCATCACCGGCCCCACCGGCAAACGCCCCGCCTACATCGCAGAACGCGTCACCGGCACCTGGCAGCTGGGCCAAGGCTGGGCCGATCACGTCACCGCCGCCATCGTCACCGGCGCCCGCGAAGGTGCCTCCCTGCGCGGCGGGGAACTGGCTAGCTTGAGCCCCGCCACCCCGACTAGCGCCGCCGAACTCGATCAGCTGATCGACGCGGCCGTGCAGCAAGTCGCCGCCGCCCGCGGCATCAGCGTCGGCCTCCCGCAGGCCGGCGGTGCCGGCGGTGGGGTAGTAGATTCCGCCGCCCTCGGCGAGTTCGCCGAAACCGTCACCGGCAAGGCCGGCGTGCTGGCCGCCACGGCACGCACCATCCTGACCTCCCTGGGGCTGGACCACAAGCCCCGCACCGTGGGCTTGAGCGATGAGGAAGCCGACCAGAAACTGTTCGACATCGTCTCCCAGGAACTCGGCAGCGACTGGCCGCGCCTCGTCAGCCAGTCCTTCGACGAAAACAAAGCCGTCCTCATCGACGACCGCTGGGCCACCGCCCGCGAAGACCTCGCCCGCATCGCAGCCGGCCACATCAACCCCGCCGACGTCGACGTCACCGGCCAGGGCGAGGCCGTGGCCGCCATGGCGGAATTCTTCGCCTCCCGCGGCGTGGCCGGCATGGATGAGCTGGCCCGCGCCGCCCGCGACACCAGCGCCCTGGCCTATGCCGGCGACGTCGCTGTCGTCACCGGCGCCTCCCCGAACTCGATTGCCGCTGATGTGGCCGCCGGCCTGCTGCACGGTGGCGCCACCGTGGTGGTCACCACCTCCAGCCTCAACCACGACCGCCTGGAGTTCTACAAGCAGCTCTACCGCGACAACGCCCGCGGCCAGGCCGCCCTGTGGGTGGCCCCGGCAAACCTGTCCAGCTTCGCCGATTTGGACTCCCTCATCGACTGGATCGGCAGCGAGCAAACCACCACCGTCAACGGTGCGACCAAGCTGATCAAGCCGGCCCTGGTGCCGACCGTGCTGTTCCCCTTCGCCGCCCCGCGCGTCATGGGCTCCCTGGCCGACGCCGGCCCCCGCGCCGAAAACGAAATGCGCCTGCTGCTGTGGTCGGTTGAAAAGCTCATCGCCGGCCTGTCCGCCATCGCCACCGACACCCACGTCGGCAAACGCCTCCACGTGGTGCTGCCCGGCAGCCCCAACCGTGGCCGCTTCGGCGGCGACGGCGCCTACGGCGAAGCCAAAGCCGCCCTCGACGCGCTGGTCACCCGCTGGCACGCCGAACCGGTGTGGGGACAGCGCACCAGTGTTGTCCACGCGCTCATCGGCTGGGTGCGCGGCACCGGCCTGATGGGCGGCAACGACCCGCTGGTCGACGCCGTCGAAGCCGCCGGTGTGACCACCTACGCCACCGCCGAAATGGCCGGCAAACTGCTCACCCAAATCGACACGGAGGTGCGCGCCCAAGCCGCCACCAGCCCCATCACCGTCGACTTCACCGGCGGACTGGGAGAAGCCGACCTGGACCTGGCCGAACTTGCCCGCAACGCCGCCGAGGCTGACGCCCGCGCGGCAGCCACCGATGAAGACGCGGACGATGCCGCAAGCATGCGCATCAAGGCGCTGCCCAGCCTGCCGGCCAACCCCGCCGACCCCCGCCGCAACGCCCCCACCTTCACCCAGGTCGACCAGAAACTACACGACATGGTCGTCATCGTCGGCGCGGCAGAGCTCGGCCCCTACGGGTCCTCCCGCACCCGCTTTACCGCCGAACTCACCGGCAGCCTCAACGCCGCCGGCGTGATCGAACTGGCCTGGTCCATGGGGCTAATCACCTGGGACGAAGACCCCACCCCCGGCTGGTACACCGCCGACGGGGACCCCATTGCCGAAGAAGACATCTTCGACACCTACCGCGACGAAGTACTCGCCCGCGTCGGCGTGCGCCGCTACCACGACGACTTCGGCATGGTCGACAACCTCGCCCCCGAACTGACCACCATCTACCTCGACCACGACATCACCTTCCAGGTCTCCGACAAGGCCGCCGCCACCAGCTTCGTCACCTCCCACCCGGACACCACCGAAGCATTCTTCGACGAAGAAACCGGCGAATGGATGGTCACCCGCCGCGCCGGCACCCCCGTGCGCGTCCCGCGGCGCATGGCCATGAGCCGCTTCGTCGGCGGCCAAATCCCCGAAGGCTTCGACCCCGCCGCCTGGGGCATCCCCGCCGACATGGTCGACAACCTCGACCGCGTCGCCTGCTGGAACCTGGTCTGCACCGTCGACGCCTTCCTGTCCAGCGGATTCAGCCCCGCCGACGTCATGCGCCACATCCACCCCACCCGCGTGTCCTCCACCCAAGGCACCGGCATGGGCGGCATGGAATCCATGCGCAGCCTCTACCTGGACGGACTACTGGCAGAACCCCGCGCCAACGACATCCTCCAAGAAGCGCTGCCCAACGTCATGGCCGCACACGTCATGCAGTCCTACGTCGGCGGCTACGGCCAAATGATCCACCCCGTCGCCGCCTGCGCCACCGCCGCAGTCTCCGTCGAAGAAGGCATGGACAAAATCCGCCTCGGCAAAGCCGACTTCGTCGTCGCCGGCGGCCTCGACGACCTCTCCATCGAAGGCATCACCGGCTTCGGCGACATGGCCGCCACCGCCCCCAGCCAAGAACTGGCAGACAAGGGCATCGACGACCGCTACTTCTCCCGCGCCAACGACCGCCGCCGCGCCGGCTTCGTCGAATCCGCCGGCGGCGGCACCATCCTGCTCGCCCGCGGCAGCGTCGCCGCCGACCTCGGACTCCCCGTCCACGGCGTCATCGGTTTCGCCGAATCCTTCGCCGACGGCGCCCACACCTCCATCCCCGCACCTGGTCTCGGCGCCCTCAGCGCCGCCCAAGGCGGCACCAACAGCCGCCTCGCCACCGCACTGCGCGCACTCGACGTCGACGCCGACGACATCGGCATCATCTCCAAACACGACACCTCCACCGCGGCCAACGACCCCAACGAGTCCGACCTCCACGAACGACTCGCCACCGCACTCGGCCGCAGCACCGGCAACCCGCTCTACGTCATCTCCCAAAAGACACTGACCGGCCACGCCAAAGGTGGCGCCGCAGCCTTCCAGCTCATCGGGCTGACCCAGGTACTCAAACACGGCACCATCCCCGCCAACCGCAGCCTCGACTGCGTCGACCCGGTCCTGGCGACCCACCCCCACCTCGTGTGGCTGCGCCAACCGCTTGACATCTCCAGCAGCCTGCCCAAAGCCGGCCTGGTGACCTCCCTCGGCTTCGGACACGTCTCCGCCATGATCGCCGTCGTCCACCCGGCAGCCTTCGAACAAGCCCTACGCACCCAACGCGGCGAAGACGACCTCAAGGAGTGGATCAACGCCTCCGACAGCCGGATAGCCAACGGTGCCCGCCGCATCCTCGACGGCATCTACGGCGGCAGCCCCCTCTACACCCGACCCGTCGACCGCAACCTCGGCGCCACCGGAGCAGAAGCCAAAACCCGCGAAGCAGCCGTCCTCCTCGACCCCGACGCCCGTCTCGTCGACGGCGTCCTCCGCACCGGAAAGGAAATCACCACCTAA